From Neomonachus schauinslandi chromosome 4, ASM220157v2, whole genome shotgun sequence:
CCGGCGATCGTTTGAGCCCGGGGTCTTTGGTAGTGTCCTCCTCCTGGCGTCCGGGGGGCACAGACCTGCCAGCCATAGACCTGCCAGCTGGGAGACCCACACTTGGACAGGATGGCCTAAACTGGCCGTCGTTGTACCCCATCCAGTCTTTCACTCAGTGATAAGGGTTTTTAGCCCCTAACCCCTTCTTACCTGTGTTCTGGGGACAGGCGAATCACATAGTCTGGGGCTGTGCGGATTCCTAGGTGCTTCAAGCGTTAAAGGCTGTTAAGGACATAATTGGTGCTGCTCAGACTATCATCTTGGGTTGGCCCCTGCCCCCCTGAGCTTCACGTTCGCGTGGGCACCATGGAGGTTAGCTAAGTGAGCTCTAAGTACACCTCCTATTCTCCCTTCCACCAGACTTTGCCAGCAGAAGGGGGAGATAAGTCTGCCCTTGGTTTGCCTCAGCCTAGACTGTGGTGCCTCAAACCCCTAACCAGGAGACACAGACCCAACTCCTTCAACCCCACAGATCCTTTTAGCCCTGTGGGTACTGAATCCAGCTGTCTTCCACCCCTCTGTGCTTCTAGGGTGGCTGACATAAAGATTGCCCCTACAATTggctgaggctggaggcaggTGACTCGGGAAGCTCCTTCCGCCCTCTGAATTTGGCCTCTGGCCCTACCTGCAGAATCAGCTCTGGGATGAATGCCCTCTTCCGAAACTCCCACGGGCACCTGAGTCACCTGCAGCTTTTGGCTTCCCAACTCTCTCCTAGCCACAGCCTTGTCCTCCCGGCTGGCCTGACTGGCAGGCAGGAAGGTAATGGCCCCCTGTGTTGTGGAGTTGCCTTGGGTTACTGGGCAGGCACTCCTGTTTGGTTCCCTCcttccagtcctggctctggcTTAACCTGGATGTGTTACTACTGTGAGTAGGTGCTGAGTGTGGGGTACCTGAGTCATCAGGGGAAAGGGGATAACAGGGGTCTAGAACCCAGGGCATACTACCACCGCAAGGACTCCGGAGGGGGCAGATGTGGAGAGGGGCTCCCGGGGCTCTTGAGCTGCTGTCCATTTCTCCCCTGTGAAGGCTGGCTCTTCAGTTGTGAGCAAGTTGCGGAAGCCTGGGACGTGGGGAGACCTTGGGTGGCTGCTGAGGGATCAGGATCTGGGCCCACAGGAAGGAGGACGTCATGGCTCTATCGTCTCCCCATCAGCCCCAACAAGGACAAATATTTCCGCTCCCTGtgcagagctggggtggggcttGGATGACTTCCTCAGCTCAGGGctgtgtgcgggggggggggggggggggggccatcTGCCCTGCGGGTGGGAGCCGACCTGATGCAACAGTGGTGCAACAGTGGTGACTGGACTTGGCAGTGAACCAGAGCCCAGCCTCCTGACCCCTGCTGACCCAAGTGCCCTGGGGCTTGTCCCTAGCTGGCCACACCTCTTGAGTGCCCAGAGTGCCAGCCCCCTAACCGGGGTTGCATTTTAGGGATGCCAGAGGCCATGACGTCTCTGTCAGAGCTGACACCACCTCACCTGACCTCCCTCTGGAAGGGACAGGATTGCCCCCTCTCAGACAAGCGAGTCTGGGCCCTGAAAACTCCATGGGGGTGAGGAATTTCCCTGTTGAGGGGGGTTCCCCAGGCCTGGCTAACCTGATCCTGACCCTGTGTGCGTATGGGCGGAGgggtaggaggggcagggagTTTGAACTCTGAACCCAAGACAGGCAGGGGCCTGGGTCCTAAGACCCTCCACTCAGCTTCCGGCCCCCCTGAGGGCTAAAGTTTTCCCTGGGCCTGTGGGAGATGGGCGGGGCCTCTCCAGCCGGGCTCCGGTTTCCGTGGAAACCCACAGGCTTCCCACCCACTGCCGCCTGggcaggctcccagctggggCCTCATCCGCCGTCAGCCTCTCCTCCCCAGTCCAGTCTGCTCCACCCTCAGCCTCTCTCGGCCCCCTCCCTGAGTCCCCACCCCTAGCCCAGCCTCTGGCCTCTGATGCCTTCTTAAGGAACCTGGGCCTCTCCTGCCCCATCCCTAAACTTTAGCTTCCCAGCAAACAGGCTTCCCaagctcctgcccctccctctcaggCCTTTCTAGTCTCCACACCAGCTGCTAGGCCTGGCCAGgcctcctgctccttcccacctACCGCCTCCCACAGACCAAGAGACACCAGGCCTCCTATTCtacctgcttcttcccctgccccgcccccatgGAGCCCCCGGGACTGGTTGTGCACGGGGAGGCTGCACCCTTTTCCACGGCACTCCGGAGCCTTCTCAACAATCCCCAATACAGGTGAGGGGGCGGGCCCTGTCTATGGGTTTTCCCTAACTGGCTTTGCTGGGCCCCACCACCCTGAGGAAGCCTTGGGTACACAAGAGGTGGGGAAGACCACCCTCCTCCCTGGTGAACTCAGTCTGGGGAAGTCAAGTGTGGAGAATGACTACAGGTCACTCATCGTCCGTGATGTCCTGAGAgccagaggtggtggtggtgggggtggcagtgggaGCTGGAGCCCGGagcagctgtgtgacttcaggcaaagGCCTTCCTTTTTTGGCTCTTGAGCTCCTGGCAGAGAAGAGCCCTTTGCCCCCCTGGATCCTGAGGGATGGGATATAACTTGAGTCCCTCCCTGGGAGGCACAGGAGCAGATGACCCTGTTCTGGGAACTGGGGAGTCACaagaagaacaaagctcaagGGATTGAGTGAGCCAGAGTCTCAGACAGGAAGTAGTTCAAGGGTGCTGCCTAGGGCTCACTGCCCAGGATGCTAGTGGTGTCTGAAACCAGGGATAGAATATGGGGCCAGGGCTGGTCAGAACTAGAATGTAGCTTTCAGTCCCCACTGCCTGAAAGCTAGACTCCTCAAGGGTTGGTGACTCTGATAACCCTACTGCTTTGGGGATTAGCAGTCTGGTGTGAGTAGGGGGAACCCCTGGCCTTGGACCTGGGACTAGGAGGCTCCAGAAGCTCAAGCTTCATTTCCTGCCTCCTACCCTCTATGCTGTTGGGAGGCCCAGAGGCTGGGGCCGGAAGTGATTATGAAGATGGAAAATGTGGTCTGGTCTCATGATGATGTATCGCTGCCTATCTGTCTGCAGCCAGTGCGCTCTGCACCCCCTCCCGCCTAGAGGAGGCCGAAAAAGGCTGAGTTTGCAGTCTATGGAGGAGGAGCCAAGAAGAGCTTCCCTTACCTCAAGACtcaggctggggaggagaggggtagGTAGGATCAATTTTGCAGCAGCCTTGGTGCCCCCTCAGCGATCAGGCATCGCCACCTCCTCTAAGACCTGAGGGTTTGGGATTACTATCCCATTTCACGGATGAGAAACCTGAGATTCAAAGGTAAAAAGTCACTTGCCGGAGGCATCATAGGGTGGAGCTGGGACTAGAATCCAGGAATGTGTATCCCAGACCTTCGGCTGGAAGGACTAAGACCTGTCCCTTGTATGACAGATTaggaaatgaaggctcagagTGGACAAAGGCAAAGCCTAAGGGTTGTACCCAAGACTCGGGCCTCTTCTTCCCTggttctctcctcccctttcccacaGTGACGTTTGCTTTGTGGTCGGTCAAGAACGGCAGGAGGTGTTTGCCCACCGGTGCTTGTTGGCCTGTAGATGCAACTTCTTCCAACGACTTCTGGGCCCAAAGCTGGGCCCCGGGATGCCTAGCCCCGTGGTGCTGAGCGCGGTGCCAGTGGAGGCCTTCCTGGCAGTGCTGGAGTTCCTGTACACCAACAGTGTCAGGCTGTGCCGCCGCTCTGTGAGCCCTCTGGGCGGACGTCTGGGTGGCGGtggggctggcggggaggggcaggagaaactctcttccactcccccgaCCACCCACTCTGCAGGTGCTGGAGGTGCTGACGGCGGCTGTGGAGTATGGGCTGGAGGAACTGCGAGAGGTGGGTTTGTATGGCAGGCCCCTGTctcatttctcttccctcttATGGGCTCAGTTCACCCCGTGCCTCACACACACTCTGGCCTGGAGAGGCACATGTACCAACACAAAGGTATGGACTGCATTTATGTGGGCCTGTGTGCAGAAGGATATGTGCGTGCTGTGTGTGTGCTGTGGGGGCATATGGGCTGATGCCGTAGTTGCCAGGATAAGTCAGCCTTGATCCTTGCtcttcaaagagagagagacacataaaAACCCTTAACCAGGGGTATAAGAAGGGTGATAGATGAAGGTATATGGTGCCGAGACTCTACAGAGGGTCTCTCTGGTCTTGCCatcagggagaaaagaagggaagacttcttggaggaggaaACATTCGTGTTAGAACAGGTAGGAGTTTGCTCAGAGGGGGCATGGAAAGGTGGCATTCTAGTCACTGAGGCACAAAAGGAGCTAGTGAGCCATTTAGTGTGGCTGGGCCAAGGGtgtgagaggagaagagagacagatgAGATTGGAGAGGGTACCAGGGGCTAGATCATGCAGGACCTTTGaaaatttggacttttttttacCCAGAGGACATGGAGATTCATTGGAGGTTTTAGGTAAGAGAGTGAGGATTTGGAGCTAAGGGGAGAAGTGATTGGGAGAGATGAGAAAGGCTCCCCAGTCCAGGAGGGATGAGTAGCAGTGGAAGCCCAAGAGGGAGGTGCATGACTTTGAGAGAAGTGGAACTGGCATGACCCAGCACTTTTCTGGATGTGAGGGTGAAAGGGACAGGTCATGGACGAAATTCAGGTTTCTGGTTAAAACGAAAGGATCTTTGAGTCAGGAGGGGTCCAAGTGGAAGAAGATGAGTGTCCTCAGAGAAAAGGAGAGTGGATTTTCACATGGCTTTCGTCTAGTCTGATTATCGGGGAATGTGCTAGAAGGTAGACTGCTGGACCCAAGGCAGACTGCTAGTCTCTAGTCCCTTCCGGCTTGCTACGTCTCAGCCCCTGGTGATTTCTTGCCTCCCCGGGGCTAGGGTCTTGGAGCAGAGACACCTTGGCCCAAcccactttcatttctgttcCCAGCTGTGCCTGGAGTTTGTGGTGAAGGTGCTGGATGTGGAGCTGGTTTGTGAGGCCTTGCAGGTGGGTGTTGCTGGACAGGCTTGTAGGAGGGCATCAGTGTGGAGGGCTCACTACATGGCCTTCCAGCCTCCAACCTGACACCCTTCATTCTGTTCCCAGGTTGCCGTGACCTTCGGCCTGGGGCCGCTGCAGGAGCGTTGTATAGCCTTCATAGAGGCCCACAGCCAGGTATCGCTCCCCATCTTCAGACTCCCAAACCCTCACACATCATTCTGCTCCTCCCTGACCCATTCGTGGACCCACAGGAGGCGCTCCGGACCCGCGGCTTCTTGGAGCTGTCGGCGCCCGCGTTGCTGCCCCTGCTGCGCAGCGACAAGCTCTGTGTGGACGAGGCTGAGCTCGTCCTGGCTGCCCGGAGCTGGGCGCGCGTGGGCGCGGTGAGCGGGGTCTACGGGGACCCAGCGGTGGGGGTGCGGAAGGAGGCTTGGGCGCAGGAACCTGGCAAGCGGGTCGCGGGGCAGGTACCCCGCCTGTCCGGGCTTAGGGCTGGCGTTCGCAGGCCGTGCTGGAGCGGCCTGTGGCCGAGGTGGCGGCCCCGGTGGTGCGGGAGCTGAGACTGGCCTTACTGGCCCCGGCGGAGCTGAGCGCCCTGGAAGAGCAGAACCAGCAGGAGCCGCTCATCCCGGTGCGGACGCGGGGAACCAAACTCAGATCCACTCAGCagccggggggcggggagggagaagcgcgggggtggggggttgcgGCCCAGGGTCTGAGGGGCGAGGCGGGCTACTGCTGCACTCCGCCGTGACCAGCCTTCCCCTGCAGGTGGAGCAGATCGTAGAGGCGTGGAAGTGCCACGCTCTGCGGAGAGGGGATGCAGCCCGGGGCACCCCGTGCCGCCGCCGGAGGGGAACCCTGCCCCGGGAGCATCACTGCTTTCTGGACCTGCCCTTTAAGTGACCAAAGGCCGCGATTTGCAAGGAATTCTGGCCTGTCCCAAACTACAGCTCCCAACATGCCTGGCGCTCAGAGGGGGGCTTTCGCCCCCAGCATGCCCTGCGAGCCTGAAGCTGGAAGAACCCGGGTCCGCTCCGCGCCCCGCCCTGTGGGTGTgattgggagggaggggaaggaggggtaGTGGGCGTGGCTTGGCGGGGCGGGGCCCCAAAGCGATTTCCTTTGCACCCTCATCCTGACTAACTCCTGGGCCTCTGGCCACGCGGGCCTGTCGCGTTTACTTttataacccccccccccatgttttcAGCTCAGCTCCCTCTTTATTCCAGACCTACGTCTTGGAGATCTCTCTCCAAATGCTGGACACTTCAGACTCAGTTCAAAATTGAGCTGCCTTCTCATCTTTCCCAAGTTCTGCCCCTATCGTGTTTCTCATCTAcgtgggtgtctttttttttttttaatttttaaatttatttatttgacagagacacagggagagagggaacacaggcagggggagttggagagggagaagcaggcctccggctgaGCAGGTactccgatgcggggctcgatcccaggaccctgagatcatgacctgagccgaaggcagacgcctaaggactgagccacccaggcgcccctacgtgGGTGTCTTAAGCCAGAAACCTGCATCTCAGCCTTGCCTTATTCCTCTTTCTCACATCTCCTTCCCGTGGCTTCCACCTTCTGAGAGACTGAAGGGTAGCAGAATGTGCCAACCCAAAAGATGCCTctttaaggattattttgaactgaCTATTTTGAGAAACAGCGGAAGCTCTGGAAACAGAGTAGAAGTTACTCTTTTGGAagggaaatttatatttaaaaaggaaatctccatttgtaagggtgtctcatTCTCTGTACCAGGAAAAGAAGGATGATGAACTCACAGGAGGATTTTAGTGGAGAAGGCACCCCACTGAAATCTGTTTAACAAACCTTATCTTGTTTACTATGCTTTTCTTGGTGGCTCCCCCATAAGTGTCCTCCCtacacttttctttcctctttagcTTAAGATGGTTTTTCAGCAGTTATTTTAGGCTGCCTCAGGGAGGTACTCCTTTTTCCCTGGGTATCTGCCAGGTACACatgaggtatacatgttaataaacttgtttttcttttgttaatctgtcTCTTACTACAAGGGTTTCAGCCAAGAGCTCAGAGAGTAGagggaaagttatttttcttcccctatgaGATCTTTCCAGTTGGTTCAGTTCTCTTACCTTTAGTTCACCCAGTCCTGTCTGTGTTCAGAATGAAAGTaacaagctctttttttttaaagttttttattatttgtttatttgagagagagggagagatagtgacagagatattgagagcgagcacaagcggggaggagagggagaagcaggccccggctgagcagggagcccgatgtggggctcaatcccaggaccctgggaccatgacctgagccaaaggcagatgtttaaccgactgagccacccaggcaccccgtaacAAGCTCTTAATAGTCTTCCTGCCTTCACTCCAGCGCACTGCCTCCGCGCCTGCCATGCCCCTCTTCCTGCCATttcccacacagcagccagactTAAGATGTCAGCCCTACTCCCCTTATGAAGCCACTCAACATCCCCATTGCTCTCAGGACAAAATACACTAGTTCACTCTCAGGACGCTCGGAATTACTAGTGGTAACTCTTCTCTCAGCTACTACCTTTGCATTAAATCACTGGTTCTGAAGGCAGTATCCTCTGGCTGTGCATTCACTCTCTTATTTATTGAAGACTCCCCATGCCACCCTTTCATTCATTATACCTTTTGTCTTCCTGAGGATCTGATTCTCCCTGAAAGATCCCTGGGCCTAGAGTGGTGCCTTATTCATTTCTTGTTCCCCAGTCCCTGTCACATCAGTGCTCTGTAAATGTTCAGTGAtgactttatttccttatttaaatactattttattccAAAAAGCTGTAAAACAAGACACTATCAATCTAAAATGAGGGACAGTCGATTAGAAGAAAATAAGGTTAAAACTTATTTCTCCGGgattttatacaaaaatatgttgCACATGAATTAAAGATAGTTATTTGGCATTATCTCTCAAGACTGAAAATGTGGTTACTCATAGTACCACTTAATGGCAGCATTGTTTGGATAATGAGAATCAAAAACAAACTAGATGTCCTGGTTTAACCTAGAAGACTGATTATGGTATATTCTTACCATGATGTAGAAAGATATCTGTGACCTTTGGAAAAAAGCTCAGTGCAGACCAAGTAGAGCACGATTCCTTTTGCCAAAAGAAAAGGTAGTGTAGGGGAGGAagttttcctttcccctcttaGGGTCCCTTcttgggtctgaaaattaaactgataaagacagattaacaggagaaaagcatacaaatttatttcagatgtttcattacgtaatctctacatccaacgtgggacTCAtactcacaacccaagatcaggggtgcctgggtggctcagtcagttaagcgtctgcctttggctcaggtcatgatcccagggtcctgggatcgcgccccgcatcgggctccctgctccgcaggaagcctgcttccccctctccttctgcccctgcttgtgttccctctcttgctgtgtctctctctgtcaaataaataaaatcttaaaataaaataaaacaaccccaaggtcaatcaagagtcgcatactcccCGGACTGAGTTAGCCGGGCGCCCCAATATAAGTTTTAGTAATATGGGAgtcttcataaggaaatgaagaccagaagaaatggttaaacctgagtatttttatgctaggtttgatgaagagtggataGTCATGAAGGAATATGATGGTTTAAAGAGTAtgaggtaggggcacctgggtggctcagtcggttaagaggctgaccttaggctcaggtcaagatccggGATGGGCTCCTGTTCAGGGGAAGCCAGCttcttctccctcgccctctccctctgcccctcccccacttgagcgtgcactctcaaataaatatttttcaaaagtaacattaaaaaaaaccccaatttctctgtgtgtgttgtgtggaAGTTTGGGATAAAGTGGTAGGAGGGGACGGGATGCAATCTAAGGAGAACAGTTAGGGAGAGGTTTTCGCATGAATCCGTGAAGAGCTCTTCTAGGACCAGGGCGGAGTAGGTAAAATGTAGCAGCATGAAGTGTATGCTTTGAATATGGTCATCAATGGGACCTGCTGATGGCTGTAAATTTATGGACCGTCTCCAGTTATGAGATGGTATTTACTTAAAGccagagaattaaatgagcttgGGCAAGAACATGCAGATTGGCAGGAGGAGCTAGGTCCAAAATCTGAGGACACATTTGGTGGCTAGCCCTAGCCACCTATCTCTCATAATGCTTCTGAATGGCAGTTATCACTGAGATTGTATATTACTTATCCCGATTATATTACTCACTTTCTTTCAGTGCTTGGTTCTACTCGTAAATTAAGCCCCTTCCTTATAGTAAGGAATCTGCTATCTTCAGCATGAAAAAACCAGCGTAGAGAGTTGGATGGGGGTAAATCAATGTGAAAAATCATACCAAACTGCGGCGGAGACAGCTAGGGAGTCTGATGGGAGGTAGGGAACTACTGAGCTTACCCTTCCTGCTGTATTTCAAGCCAAAAATATTGGAAGGAACATGAATGACTTCTACCTTCTCTTTCTGGTCCTTCCCCTCCCGAAGAGTAAGTTGGGATAACCTACAACTGAATACTACAAGAAACAAAATCGCAAAAAGAATCTAGGAAAGATAACCTACAGGAAGGCAAAAAAAACTGACGCGCAAAAACATTTTGCCCAGAATATCCTCACATAACACCAATCCAGAACGTAAACCtgtatatagaaaaacaaactcTAAAGTAGATTTTCAATGTAGTTCTTTTTATAACTGGATGACTCAGAAAACTCTCAAATCTATCTTTTAAACCATGAGAGAAAAAGCCTCATTCAAAAAGgcttcaaaaaatttaataaaaactcaaaacCGTTCCTCTCCACGGAAATCTTtagtaaaaggcgaaagatttatacgatctgaagagaaaccagagcaTACTCTCACGCACCTGCTTGGAACCTCCTAGAACAATACAACACTTAGCACAGTTATGGTTGTTCAGTGTCTGCACGGTTCGTGCTCCCTGCCTGGAATTTGTACGGATCATGTATTTCTAACAGGCAGTATGCCCTACAACAGTGCACAAATCTCCGTGGGGCTGGAACTCCAGCAGCGTGAAACTGTCCCTTCGTGGTGCACCATGGGTATGCAAATCACAGGCGGCTCCCGGCTGGTGGGAGACACCAGCTGTCGCGGCGGGAGGCGCCAGGAGCGCTCTGCGGTCTGCACGGGAACCCGCGCCACGTTTGCCTAGAGAGGTAAGGGTGCTTCCCGCTGGTGCCGGGCCGGTGTCGAGCTCTATACCGGGGTGGACTGTTAGTCCCAATTGTTGAGGTGCCGTCTTATCATTGCACACccgcagggacccccccccccccgccccgtgctgGAACAGAAGCAGAAACGGTAGAGCAAAGACACTCAGGGGCCATGGGACCTCCGGGGAGGCACATCACTACCCCTCTTGCAAGAGATGgcatccaatttatttatttatttatttttaaagattttatttatgtatttgacagagagagaaagcgagagcaagaacacaagcagggggagtgggagagggagaagcagccttcctgctgagcaaggagcctgatgtggggcttgatgtggggctcgatcccaggacttggatcatgacctgagcagaaggcagacacttaacgactgagccacccaggcgccccatcatccaatttatttattaaaggatGGCTCCATCAAGGAGGAAAAGTGTTCTTAGCAGAGGGAACTGCCTATGTGAAATCATAGGAGATGCACACCGAAAGTAATTCAGCCTGCCTAGAGTGTAGCGTGTCTGAATGAGGGTGGGAGTCTGGCTGAGCACTGTCTGGGAGAGAGCTGGAGTGATGGCAGAGGCTAGAGCGAGTTGCCTCTGGAAAGGGCTTGGATTTCATCTTGTCCATGATGGGGAGCCATGAAAGGGTATTGAAGTCAGAGGACTGAGTAGTGTGAGGTGCCACACAGGGTGGGCTGCCCTGCAAGCCCTGGGACTTGTCTCTGGGACTGAATGTGATTCGTGCCTCTGGCCTGACCATTCTTGGGACAGTCCAACTCCAACTGGCTGGAAATCCATTCAGTTGCTACCACACCAGGACGCACTTCCATGTTTCAGGGTTATTCCCTAAGCAATCAGAGCAAAAACTTTGAGCACAGCTAATAGCTACACAAACTACAAAACCGGAgagcactggggcgcctgggtggctcagtcgttaagcgtctgcctttggctcaggtcatgatcccagggtcctgggatcgagccccacatcgggctccttgctcagcgggaagcctgcttctccctctcccactccccctgctgtgttccctctctcactgtctctctctgtcaaataaataaaatctttaaaaaacaaaaaaaaaaacaaaaaaaaactggagagCACTTATGAGATACCAGGTTATTTCTTACATAAATGATTTCATTGAAaatcctgagggaaaaaaaatagcaccCTACAGGATAGGCTCTGATcttctcatttcatagatgaagacaCAGCACAGTGATGTTAGCTAGCTTTTCTAGGCCACTCTGCTTGTAAGTGGCACGGTGGGCTGACATCTTTGACACTATTCCAGCTAGGTGAGCTCTCCTGCTCCACCCAAAAGCTGCTCCATAGTGACCCAAACACGGCCGGACTGAAATCCAGCCTCCATCCCTGGCGCATACTGGATGCACCCCCTACTCTAGGTTCAAAGCCAACTACTCACTTCTTTTAGGTCTTTTTAGGCATtttggtgtttggtttttttttgtttgtttttttaaagattttatttatttatttggccagACAGCCAGGGGATGGATGAGTGCGGGAACTGTTCAGAAATTGAGATTGTGCTAGCAGCCAATGAGGTGCTGTATTTAAGCTGTTCGTTCTGTGATGTCATATAGCCCCACTGTACAGAGGCCTTGAAGATTCTGGCTACACCGCAGGCTAGAATAGAGTACCTCCCCCCTAGGAAGTGGGAGAGGCCTTTTATTGCCCTTCCCCAACTATTccagggctcagtctcaagagACACAAATATCCACCCTGTGCTCCAGTCACCCACTCACCAGGAACAACCCCACCTTAAGAGCACTGCCTTCTCATATCCCTCCCACCAGGCTAAAGGCCAGAAAATCACGTTCCGactaaatatgaaattaattaattaaatacataaaaaaacttAAAGCAGTTGAATCAACACTAAAatacctaggggcacctgggtggctcagttggttaagcgtctgccttcagctcgggtcatggtcccagagtcctgggatcaagtcctgggatcaagtcccacatcgggctccctgctcagtggggagcctgctccctctccctctgccgctccccctgcttgtgtgtgctcgctcgctctctctcgctctctctgtgtcaaataaataaaatcttttttttttaaagattttatttatttatttgagacagagaatgagatacagagagcatgagaggaaggagggtcagagggagaagcagaccccctgccgagcagggagcccgatgcgggactcgatccagggactccaggatcatgacctgagccaaaggcagtcgcttaaccaactgagccacccaggcgccctaaataaaatctttttttaaaaacactaaaatggggcacctgggtggctcagttggttaagcgactgccttcagctcaggtcatgatcccagggtcctgggatcgagccccacataggcctccctgctcctggggcaCCAGACAGCTGACTTGCAGAGGCCTCTTGCCTTAGGTTAGTCTAGACATAAATCTCCTAAAATATCTCCCCAGACCCTGCTATTTCCATCTCTGCTTCAGCTGGCTGCTTTCCCTATCTGCTTCCTCCTCACCTTCTACCTGTTGCCTGGCTCTGGCCCTCCACCCATGCCCCCCATGCTGCTGAAACAGAAGGGTGGGCAATGAGCTGGAGAGGTGTGCAGGGCTGGATTATGATAGCTCTGAAAGCCACACAGTAGAGTTTGACAACAAAAACATTTGTATCATTTCATATACTAAGCACTTAACCCAGGTCCTCTTACCAACTATATGATCAACATGTTTGCTGAACATCATCTTCACTTGCCAGGTGAGTAAATAGACCCAAATTATGTGACAAAAATGGGGCCTTTCCCAGGTGCTACTAGAGCAGCCCCAGGAACTTAGACTAGGACATCTCTTTACTCTCAAACTCCCGTTTGTTCAAAAGAAAAGCACCAAAGTCAATTGAGATGAGTTCATATAGAATATATTTcactctttaaaaatagaactttcagCATAGCTAACATCTAtacaaactacaaaaataaacatcttcatataaataatttatgtggTAGGATGTGGACAGAGATGCAGACAGCCTACTCAGGAGTTACCAAGCGTGGGGGGCCAGGCCTCGCAAAGGGTGCTAGAGGGCTCCTCCGTCTTGGTCTGCTAGGGGCCAGTAGCAAGGGGGGGTGGCGCGGGGCGCAGGGGGGAGGGCCAACCGCAGCCCGAATTGCTGGCTTCTCC
This genomic window contains:
- the BTBD19 gene encoding BTB/POZ domain-containing protein 19 gives rise to the protein MEPPGLVVHGEAAPFSTALRSLLNNPQYSDVCFVVGQERQEVFAHRCLLACRCNFFQRLLGPKLGPGMPSPVVLSAVPVEAFLAVLEFLYTNSVRLCRRSVAVTFGLGPLQERCIAFIEAHSQEALRTRGFLELSAPALLPLLRSDKLCVDEAELVLAARSWARVGAAVLERPVAEVAAPVVRELRLALLAPAELSALEEQNQQEPLIPVEQIVEAWKCHALRRGDAARGTPCRRRRGTLPREHHCFLDLPFK